In Anopheles bellator chromosome 2, idAnoBellAS_SP24_06.2, whole genome shotgun sequence, the genomic stretch GCCCTAGGAAAGGGTCTAAAAACGGGAATAGAGCTCGGTCAACGTTACACTAGGTCCTCTTATGCACAACAATGCGCTCTGTGAGCAAACAGGCCTCACTGGTGTCCCCCTTCGTTTGCACTTCTAATGCTGGTCTTCCACATCCGTAGGAGGCACACACGCCCCGGTTTAAGCTTCCTCTTATTGCATCGTTTTGAACGAGACATACTCACAACTAGAGCGATGGGCGTTTCTTGTTACAAAATTAGTCCTACCGTGAGCCGCCGGTTAAGGAATAAACCATAACCATTCACCGTCGTTCTGGATTCCGAGTGCTAAACGTAGCACAAGATTTGAACATCATCGTCCATTTAGCTCCACATTAATATGCTTCCCTTGCTAGTCGACTGGTTAAAAAGATTTGTAACGTTCCTCCGTACAGGCCGTACACGATCCCCAATAATCTCGGTCAGGTCGGTCAGTCATCGTGGAATTTAGTCAATAGCTTTGTTCGAACCGAAAACTCACTTCTCGCACGCACCGGAATCGACTTCGTTCGTCTTGCAAGAGAAAAGTTGcgcggcggccatcgcgcctctgtaaatatattttacgAAAAATAATTCGAGATTATCATAAAACGATAATCCACTCTCCCGGGTTCGTCGCGGTTTCCTCCTCGGACCCGAATGAAGAGGACCCGCGCGCTGCAGCGTCTATCTGACCATCCCAGTCTTCTCGTGTACATCATCTCGTCGTGTAAAAGCGAGTGGttcgttaaatttaaattcaggTTCATAGTGTTGTTTGACCTCACCTCTCCTCACCATCGTCGGTCCGTGCCCCGTCGGTCTCCGTTCCGTCGCGCCCCTAATTCGGTCAAACAACGGTTGTGTGCGCGCATCTCAACACTGCTCCCACCACCACAAAATGTTTCCCGATTCTCGTCGGGGCCGCGGCTGCGACTCTTTGAAAAATATATCTATGATGCTTCGACGCAAGGTCTTCACCCTCTTTTATATCTCCCCACCGGAACTCGGGCGTTGTGCGTTACCCTCGAGCGTTTATCTGTAAGTTTGGCAAATTTTCTTGTGTTCTGCGCGCCCTTCTTTCCAAAGTACTGCTGGCCACGCGCGCACAAGGACACTTCCACGTATTCCCCTTCTCTGATTGGTTCACAGACACGATCATCACGTTACTATAATCTTCTATCGAGCTCTCTCGACTGTGCACAATCTTCCTTTTGGCGGACGGGTTTTCGTGtgccagaaaagaaaaggctcAACACGCTCATCGTGCACCCGGTTTCGTGTGTACCGGAGCCCAGTGCTACGCTTGGGGTCCATTTCTCGAAATTTCGCTCCCCTCTCGGGTTCGGTGCCGACCTTTCCCTTCAAATCCAACTTATACCGTTGCAGCTAAATTAAGTGAAATTTACACACGTTCTCTTACAGGagcatcatcttcgtcgttgcttcgttcgatcgatcgactatTGAGTTGGATCTTGAAAGGGGTCCGAAacatgtttcaaattttaataGTTGGAAGAGAGAGTGGTAAATTACTGACAGAGTAAAGTCCCCGCGGGCGGTTTGTGTTGCGCATACGCTGATTCTCACGCGTGTTTATGCCATTAGTTTGTGTTAGGCGATCTTTTGCGTGTTTCAATACATATATTCGTGAAGAAAAATGTTCGCACACAGTGTTTTTAGGGTAAAATGGTTCTCATTTTGTGTGCCATCTTCCATTGGTGCATATAATTGCGCGCTGTTCGTGGGGGGCACACGTTGGCTTCTGGTGGATTTTCAATGCTCGGCTAGTGAACTAAAAACCTATTAATACTGAGATTAGTATGCTGCTTCGGCCCCCCGTCATCATCGTACaaaccaaaaaggacaccaccaTCTGACCTCGCACGCCAAACCGGAAGGCAAAACGTTGTGTCAAAATACATCGTGTGCCGATGCGTTCTCATGTCCGCCGGAGTCACAACTGCACTGCTGCTACCTTTACAAATTTGTCACAACAATAAGGTTAAGTAGTAGCCATTCTTCCGGTCGCATATTCCTTTGCTTTTCACTCTTGCGAGGAACGTTATCAACCCATTTGCACACTCACCaacacacgatcgatcggtctTCCGAGGGTGCGCCACACAGAGACTTAGCGGCCCCGCACCAGAAAGCAGCTAACTCCAAAAAACCAGAATCGGggcaatttttgtttgttaggATTTCTTTTCATCATCTTCAAATCGATAATTCCAAATTAACCACTATTACAAAATTCTTGaattttctctcccttctTGAGAACTCTGCATTCTTCATCATCCGCGTCGTGTCTCCACACTACTACCGCTGCACACACTCCTTACTACTTGGGCTTCGAGGCACGTGCGTCATCTCGTGTCGCTGTCAAACTCCGTGGGCCAGCGCATGTGAGCGGACTGACTGGGGAGCATCCACATCGCACCAGTCTCTGATTTGCTTCACCAGCCAGCCTAGTGTCTGTCGCTGCATTGAGTGCTCCCCCCATTACCCTTGACCGCAACGCGCCTCGCTTTTCTCCCGTCTTATCAGAGAGAACAGAAATGTCCTCTTTTTGTCTTACTgcttgccgcgcgcgcgctttaATAGTACAATTCGATGAGCTATCATGTACTGTGTCCCTAAAACATTCACATCTCCATTAACCGTGCTTTTACCATAGATAAGGGGtggttgggtttgtttttcctaaGTTCCTAAGACTGTTCTCTCTGCTGGCTCTCTAAAAATGTGGCATACAACAGACAAAGAATAAAATGTGGCCAATCCAGTCGTTTCACCGTTTCTAGGCGGCTACAAAGACGTGTCCTTCCCTCTATgaactgagagagagagagagatcattGTTCGCTCGGGTCCAACCGCCACACCACACGGGTGCGACAATTTCCACTtgattagcataaatttaGAAGCCTCTTATCGGACATgaacaaacgcacacacaccgctTAAGAAAATGGTGTTAGGATCTTGACTCGAGTCTTGGATTTCAATTAGTGGAGCGGTGATTGATGTCAAACGAAAATCGAGTCGGATTTTCTCCTTTTGCATAGTTCAAAGATGTTGCCCAGAGTACCACACGGTGCTTGGTACTTCTAATTGTCTGGTTGGCAAATTACTAGCTAATGTGGGCTGCTTACCTCGCACCTAACGACGGTGACGGAGGCCGCTTTTGGAGATTTTATCGAAGGCCGACGTGCCTAAATGCACcaaattttcttcactttctcTCTGCTTTGAGGCTTCTATATTgtgttgtaaaaattaatcCATTGTTCGCATTAATGCAACTCTCAAAATTCCCGTAGATCGCGGATGTGTGTGATTGCCGTCGTTCATGATTTTTTCTGATTCTATTTGTTGTTTGCGCCATCATTTCTCGTTCCAAATCTGTCTCTCTCAACTTTCTTTGCCCagtttgcattgttttttttgtattaatatACCTTactgttttgtgtgtgttgtattttctttttcttttttgatcaGTAGTAATATTTAAGCGATAGCATTTATATTTAAATGAAGTTTCCTTCttccatttcttccttccgtttAATGATCCGTATTctcgtttctctttctttccttaTAGTTTGAATCGGGGTTTGCTTGCCGAGATCCCAGCCGCTCCCACGGCCGtcgcaccgacaccggcggcaccggctcCGATCGGCGGCACTACGGCCCCAACACCGTACGGCGAATGGCCGATTAgtgctgcggccgccgctgccgacgaagccgccgccgcactgTTGTAGTAGTTTTCCTGCAGCACGTAACCGGCGGCAGCaccgcctccggtggccgttttcaGCATGGTCGACTTGGCGGTTTCCGCAAAGGtgagttgttgctgctgctgttgctgctgctgttgttgctgctgctggggatgaTGGTAATGCTGAgcctgcggcggcggctgctgctgttgttgctgctgctgctgcgggagaTGATGGTTCTGGTGCGGATGATTGTGATGGTGTGGCGGCGCATGAGGATGgtgggccaccagcgccgctgTCGGATGGTGCGGATGATGGGAATGAtggtgcggctgctgctgctgctgattcagtggctgctgctgagtctgctgttgttgttgaatctgctgctgctgctgctgttgtggctgttgttgttggtgtggcGATGAGGATGCGTTGGCTGCGGAGGACTGATGTGGCAAGCGGAAATACGCCGCAGTGTTGTTACTGCCACACCACGACGAGTAACCCGACTTCTAATCCCGACCCTTATTCTCTGTGCAGTCGCGACTCAAGTGGCCAATCTTGCCACAGCTGTAGCACGACTTGTCGCCCGACGGGCAGTTGCGCGAGATGTGACCGCTCTTGTTACAGTTGTAGCAAGACACGTTCATATCGCGGTCGCTCTTCTCCGGGCAGTTGCGGGCCAGATGGCCGCTCTGGTTGCAGTTGTAGCAGCACGAATCATCGGGCGAAAGGCTGCAGTCACGGGCAATGTGACCACTTCCTGCAATAGACAGCCAAAATAGCACAGAATATCTT encodes the following:
- the LOC131211478 gene encoding CCHC-type zinc finger nucleic acid binding protein, translating into MMSTNTCFKCDRPGHYARDCQNVGGGGGGRGVGGPRDRRDFGRREKCYKCNQMGHFARDCKEDLDRCYRCNGSGHIARDCSLSPDDSCCYNCNQSGHLARNCPEKSDRDMNVSCYNCNKSGHISRNCPSGDKSCYSCGKIGHLSRDCTENKGRD